The genomic stretch CATAGAGCATAAAATGGGGATGGTATCCCAATCTGCGTTGTTCTTCCTCAAACCAAGTAACAATGTGCTCATCAAGGTTGGGGTGAAACTGAATGGGATCGTCTTGCAAAGAAGTGTAGTTTGGGTTTTGTAAAAACTCCTCAACTATCCAAGTAGCGTATTCTTGATGATCTGTAGAGATTTGAACCTGTGCACCGGGCATTAAAATCTTCGCCAACGAATCTAGAAAACCCTGCTGGATTAAACGACGACGATGATGTCGGCGTTTGGGCCAGGGATCGGGATGTTGGATAAATACACCACTAATACTGTTTGGCATAAACATACCGGATATGGTCGAATCTACAAATTTTCTAACTAACCGAACATTGGGATTCTT from Candidatus Cloacimonadota bacterium encodes the following:
- the trmB gene encoding tRNA (guanosine(46)-N7)-methyltransferase TrmB; this encodes MLEPPPDHLLNSIFNDKRPLYVEIGSGKGEFISRYPISHPEWNFIGMEMSEKRIRNCLKKLSPDKNPNVRLVRKFVDSTISGMFMPNSISGVFIQHPDPWPKRRHHRRRLIQQGFLDSLAKILMPGAQVQISTDHQEYATWIVEEFLQNPNYTSLQDDPIQFHPNLDEHIVTWFEEEQRRLGYHPHFMLYERI